The genomic interval CTGAGCCTGGCCGTACGGCATCATGTCCATCTGAGACATCTGATTGGACACTGAGGTCGGGTTCAGGGTGTGGTTCTGACCCGGATATGAACCGGCCCACTCCTGGATCACAGAGGACACCCTGGAATCAGACATCTGGGGGAAGAAccggaaaataaatcaaatgtcttttatttataatgaaaaaacaacaagagaacaataACATGTTTGCAAAGTAACACAGGAATAGGAAAGAGAAGCAGATCACAGTGGTATACTCGGATCTATGACTAAGTCAAACCACAGTATATCAACAAAGGTACCagcagtaaaagtactcattatgcataATGGCTCATTTTAGAAGAATATAAATCACATCACTAGTTATAACTAGTTATGTTATATCACTGGGATATAATTAAAGATGTATTCATGTTTAAGCTTCACTAATGGCTAGAACTGTAATACTTTAAGTAAAATTGTGTCAGAAGTGTaacataatgataataatgtaaatacatcAAGCACAAGTGGCTCAAagttgtgtagttttacttagtacatttaaaaaggaaagtttGACCAATGAGAACAGAAACAATGTTATACGTGCCAAAAGATGTAATGTGGTTCAATCAGCTGTAATTATATCATTAGTAAAAAGGTGgaatacatgttatttacaATGGTAATACAAGTGGAAATATCCTCATTTTACTCCCTCATTCTGAATTGTGCACATTTACTTttgagattttaaataaatatgaaaataaaacataaacgAAATGAAACCATTCGAATGTCACAATGACAGCATATTATAGCTGAAACTATTAtggacagacagaaacaaacaaccTTTTGTTAATATTAACTATAATTAAAGGTTCAAAATAAAGCACGCCTCACAAATTGAATGTTTGCTGTTCATATGTgtcttatttaatattaaacacTGTGTCTTTGGGTTAAAATATAAAGACTTggcttgtgatttttttcattttttaaatcataaaataatcaaGAGATGAATCCACTGCTAATATAAGAGCCAGCTATTTTTcataaactgttttaaaaagttaATAACTGACTTACCATGATGATCACTAACTGTCTGACTGTTCTTCAGGTCTCCAAGACAGCTTGACTTTCACTGGACTGAAAGACAGGAGACAAACTGACAGGTACTCTGTAAACTCACCATCACTtattcctctccctctctctctctctctccctctctctctctctctctctctctctctctctccctctctctctctctctctctccctctctctctccctctctctctctctctctctccctctctctttccctctctctctctctctcgctctcactctcactctccctccctctctctctcactctcactctcacacacacacacacacacacacacacacacacacacacacacacacacacatacacgtacacacacacacacacacacacacacacacgcacacgcacacacacacacacacacacacacacacacacacacacacacacacacacacacacacacacacacacacacacacacacacacagtaaaacgAGGCAGTGTATTTATATTGACATTGAAAATCATAGATATTTTCAATGTCAATCTTTagtaatttcatttaaaacacattctgGGACATGGAAAATAAACTTATTTCAGTGTAAGGTCACAAACTACCTCTGTCGAAACACATTGTATAACTTTACAGTCTGTATTGCCACttagtgtttcattttaaatacactaTCAGTGCTAAAATGTTGTCATCGGTTTTCCTTCAATGTTGTAACGCGTTTACTCTCTATTGTCCCTCTGCGCCTTCCGTAGACTACTTCaaacaaaatggctgcccctaTTGACAACGTGAGTAAAACTTAGCGagctgaaatatatttatttcaccTTTCTACAATGTGTAttactattatatatatttatgacgATATATAaccatgattttattttgtataactGAAATTGATAAAAGCGAGTGATAATACTTACTGAAGTTAGCCAGTTTGCCACTAGCTCTTTACTAGCATCTCTACGACATTACCCACATTTTGCTGTACTTAAATACTGCTAGGTGTTTAGCGTTGTATCTCTgacatgttttctgtctgacaGGATTTAATAGAAAGGGATTTGCCTACAGCTGTACAATTACTGAGGAACCTCACAGAACAGGTAagaagtgtgtgttgtaatAAGGCTCactaataaatacataaaataataatgctcATAAACACACAGCCGTTACATCTCAGGGTGACATTACAGAAGATTAAGGATAAAAGACTTCTTTATCTACTAAAAACAGAACATATTCTTAGTTTAGTGGCTTTCCCATCAACAAAACcgataaaaaaaatacatcaaatgaCATCCATAAATCTTTTTCTCCTGGTGGTTTTGGTTGCATTCTtgagaaattattatttttgtcttgttGTTGCATTGTGTATTTATGGTAGAATTGGTCATCATCTGATATTATGTCTCTTTTTATCATGGTtacttttgtgttttgctttatCTCTTCAGGTTGTCTCAGTAACAACTCATGTTCGTGAGCTGATAACAAAAGTCAAAGATGGGGCATTTAAGACATCGAAGGTGAGTGGGATCTTGAACTGTTATTTAAAATCCTGGACAGCAAGGCtaataaatatgaaaaccaAACATAAGATGTAAACAATAAGATTAAAACACTGGTAAATGACAAGCCTGATCTAGAGGAACAGCCCTTCCTGACCCActgtctttcttctctctctgcagggttTGTCTTTTTTGGACCTTCGGTATCACCTGCTGCTCTTCTACCTCCAAGACCTCACTCACCTGATCAGGATCAAAACAGAAGGAGGCAAAATAAAAGACAGTGAAGCCATAAGTAGGCTGGTCACTATAAGAACGGTGAGACGATGATTGAGATATGCTGCAAATAAAGAGCCAATCTTTTATTCTGTTAGCATTTCaactccttcttcttctttaaggTCCTGGAGAAGATGCGACCACTCGACCACAAACTTAAATACCAGATTGATAAACTGGTGCGCACAGCAGTCACTGGCAGTTTGGGTAAGACTGATTGGACTCATATGATCTCAGCTCCTTCCCTCCAGGTTTCACAGGGTTCAGTGTATAACgtattgtatatgtattttcttaatttcAGCTGAGAATGACCCCCTGCAGCTGCGTCCTAATCCTGAGAATCTCATCAGCAAGGTAAGGGCTGAATATCGTGGTCATTTTAATTCAGGTGCCTTATTGATTGTGTGACACTGAAAACAGTAACAGCAGCAACATGGATTACTTCTTTTGGAATAGTTATTTTCTATGTTTGCTTAAAGACATTTCCGGCGAGCATTGATTTAATAATTTGGGTTGAAAACACAGCATTATAACTGATTTCCTTCTTTGCTTCATCAAACAGTTGAGTGAGTCTGAGGAGTCTGAAGGGGAAGCTGAGAATCAAACGGAGAAGAAAGCAGCCCACTCTAGTGGCAAGAAATATGTAGCGCCAAAGATTGCACCAATGCATTATGGTAAtgtcatttgtctttttcaaaCTGTTATTTGTGCCAGTTGTTGTCAAATCCAAATGCCTTGATTAGCAATTTAATCAATGGTTTATCTCCTTGTGGATcatgaaaaaaaactaaatttctCCTCTCACCCCGTGTCCCCCTCAGACGGTGACTTGACAGAAGCGGACAAGAAAAAGGCTCTGTCAGAGCGTCAGAAGCGAGCGGCCCTCAGAAGCTCAGTGATCCAGGAGCTGAGGCAGCAGTACAGCGACGCTCCGGAGGAGATCAGGGAGAGACGGGACTTCCAGAGCGACAAGGAGAGCCGTGACGAGCTCCACAGGTGTTTAACAGTTTAATTTATCCCAACAGGCCTGTTGGCTGATAGGTGATATAATGGGGATATTGAGAGGAGGGTTTTAGATGAGTTTCCATCCTCAATaactcttttctttctcatagGAAAAATTATGAGGAGTCGATGATGGTGCGTCTCAACATGCCAACTCGCCAGCAGAATGCCAAGAAGAGAGGATCCATGGCCATGTCGGGCCAGCTGAGCGGCATCACACACTTCAGCGACATCTCAGCACTGACAGGCGGCGAGGGGGGGCAGGTGAGCGTACACTGACATCTTTACATCAACCAGTCAAAGAGGGGGTCACATCCCACTCACTGAGCTACATTTGTATAAATCAGAATATTTAACCAGAGCAAGTTTGATCTTTTGAGAGGAATTTATTGAGTTAGTCTCAGAACAGGAGTTCCTCATCCAGCAGAAGACTCTTAACTGAAGAGAACAGGACATACTGATTTgttaatatttacttttattcaaTTTGAGCTGCCAACAGCACGTAATGAATGTCAGACAGGACGCATGCTGTGCCTGGCGCGATCAAAGCCGTATGTGTACGCCATTTGTCCGGTGCTTTGCTGGCAATGATGTTGGTGGCCGTTCCACTTAAAGCGTACACAGGTTTGGCCAGCCACCCCCCTCTGTACCCTGTCTGAATTTACTGTCATAAAAAGTATTAATGAGACCGAGTAATGACTAGCCAACCTCGTGCTGTTGCAGATGTGGAAAAATCATTCAGCTTAATGTGTTTGGAAAATCCATGAGCTATGTTTAGATTTGGTGCCAGACAACATGAGAAGACACAGTTGTTGTTGCTTAAAGGCTCGGTCCGGCATGAATGGGAgcgttgtttttatttttgatcacaTTCCTAATGTGACTTTGTCTTTATTGCAGCAGGATGGGATTAACTCTCGCcccaagaaaaagaagaaactcATGAAGAAGAAGACCAAAAGAAAGGGTAAGGACTTTCAAATACACCACAGTACTAAATGCAGTTCCTGCCATTTGAGAAAAATGATGCTCCATTGCCTCGGAATCCTACTCATTGACTTGTAAAGTAATTGGTGTATTTTTGTTAGGTTAGACAAGATCTTCATTTTAGAGCCAAAGGTTATGCGAATATGATTTTGGTCATTAACGCGTcaatacaatgtttaaaaaaacaaagcatcctATTTATGTGAATATCTGCTTGTccctttctgcagctttcaaGAAGCACAAATAGAACTGCAACGTGAAGGAAGAGGACCAAATGATGACAAGAGGACTTATCAACAGCCATCATCTTTTTGGTTCATACTTCAGAATTCAGAGTATTTGGGAACAAAGTGGTGCTTGTTATAAGTTCTCCACCTCTGCAATATGTATGTCTAATTCAGTTTGTGGattaaacaattacatttgaCTCTTGCATTTGTctgtcaaatgttatttatgtccATTAGAGGGCAGTCACACTGTTCCTGTATCATCAATTTTGATAAAAGCCGAATACTTGTGCCATCCCATAACCTCCTGCTAAGAGACATGGGGGTGTGTTTCAGGACATGTCTTGTGTTACATTCATTGACCTTTAAATACACACATCCAGTTCCTATGTGTACACAATAGCTCGGGAAGCAGCCAGATGCTGATCAGGCTGCTGCAGGAGGCACACCAGCAACCTGACAACTATACATATCATTTCAGTAGGCTGGTCTCTGGGTGAGAGTGAGGTGCTAAGGTAACCCCAGTGAGTGGGAATTAGTAAGCCTTAATATAGATGTTTCTTCAGTCTACAACCAAAGAAGTTTTTCATTGGCAAATGTGGTTATTTAATTTTTGGTCAAAATATCAAAATCTAAGGTGCAAATTCAAAACCCAAATGTATTCAGTTCATGATATAACACAGAGGGCTCATGGAGAGGCTGCAAACATCATTCAGGAGTACAAAACTCATCGTGTTCAGTCTAAATGTTTCCTCAGTAGACATCGTGTTGTACATTGAATATAATAACATGTTAAAGCATCCCTTCTTACGGAAGCCAGAACAAactcagacacaaacagactCATTTTTAcacaatgtctttattttttttctctaattACAGGATCAtgggttaaaaataaaattaaaaaaagcaaaacacttgTTCAAACCCACTCCCCCTGCTCAAAAAAGAAAGTCTCCACACAAACCCCCACCCCTGACGTTCCCCACCCTAAAATAACAGCGCCGGCCCACTCcaataattaaattaatactCAATGCCGTTAGCTTGTCGGCCTTCCTCAGACAAGCCGTGACTGCACTGCGCGTCGTcagagaaaggggggggggttttaaGGTCCGCACTGTACACCCCCCCGAAAAACACCCTCGTCTCTG from Eleginops maclovinus isolate JMC-PN-2008 ecotype Puerto Natales chromosome 21, JC_Emac_rtc_rv5, whole genome shotgun sequence carries:
- the ngdn gene encoding neuroguidin isoform X1; amino-acid sequence: MAAPIDNDLIERDLPTAVQLLRNLTEQVVSVTTHVRELITKVKDGAFKTSKGLSFLDLRYHLLLFYLQDLTHLIRIKTEGGKIKDSEAISRLVTIRTVLEKMRPLDHKLKYQIDKLVRTAVTGSLAENDPLQLRPNPENLISKLSESEESEGEAENQTEKKAAHSSGKKYVAPKIAPMHYDGDLTEADKKKALSERQKRAALRSSVIQELRQQYSDAPEEIRERRDFQSDKESRDELHRKNYEESMMVRLNMPTRQQNAKKRGSMAMSGQLSGITHFSDISALTGGEGGQQDGINSRPKKKKKLMKKKTKRKAFKKHK
- the ngdn gene encoding neuroguidin isoform X2; translated protein: MAAPIDNDLIERDLPTAVQLLRNLTEQVVSVTTHVRELITKVKDGAFKTSKGLSFLDLRYHLLLFYLQDLTHLIRIKTEGGKIKDSEAISRLVTIRTVLEKMRPLDHKLKYQIDKLVRTAVTGSLAENDPLQLRPNPENLISKLSESEESEGEAENQTEKKAAHSSGKKYVAPKIAPMHYDGDLTEADKKKALSERQKRAALRSSVIQELRQQYSDAPEEIRERRDFQSDKESRDELHRKNYEESMMVRLNMPTRQQNAKKRGSMAMSGQLSGITHFSDISALTGGEGGQDGINSRPKKKKKLMKKKTKRKAFKKHK